A genomic region of Leptolyngbya sp. NIES-2104 contains the following coding sequences:
- a CDS encoding DUF2237 family protein, translated as MNRARNVLGGELQSCCRSPMTGYYRDGFCTTGAGDVGVHVVCAQLTEEFLEFTKSRGNDLSTPMPLYDFPGLKPGDRWCLCAARWKEALDAGVAPPVVLASTHAASLEYVSLNDLKQHAVTES; from the coding sequence ATGAACCGCGCTAGAAACGTCTTAGGCGGCGAACTCCAATCTTGTTGTCGCTCACCGATGACCGGATATTATCGCGATGGATTTTGTACCACAGGAGCCGGAGATGTCGGCGTTCATGTCGTCTGTGCTCAATTGACCGAAGAATTTTTAGAATTCACCAAATCACGCGGCAATGACCTCAGCACGCCGATGCCACTCTATGATTTTCCGGGGCTAAAACCGGGCGATCGCTGGTGTCTTTGTGCCGCTCGTTGGAAAGAAGCGCTCGATGCCGGAGTCGCTCCCCCCGTTGTTCTCGCTTCCACTCATGCCGCATCGTTAGAATACGTTTCACTGAATGACTTAAAGCAACATGCCGTTACTGAGTCATAA
- the yqeK gene encoding bis(5'-nucleosyl)-tetraphosphatase (symmetrical) YqeK yields MRELPKALQTDGTSPQVNQSIALSGLLPPPDRTRARVLAWLKGNVPETRIRHILRVEQFAIELAQLHDLNVEKAAQAALMHDLAKFFKPRRLLNMAIAEGLTLDPIDETNPHLLHADAGAIVARDEFGIRDEDILDAIRHHTLGSPTMSLLGCVVYLADGLEPGRGNTPELEELRALSRRDLIQATWRAADVSLRHLIQAGHLIHPRTVQTRNAFLQQYKQAEAKRAN; encoded by the coding sequence ATGCGTGAATTGCCCAAAGCACTACAGACTGATGGGACTTCGCCGCAGGTGAATCAATCGATCGCGCTCTCAGGACTCTTACCGCCCCCGGATCGAACTCGTGCTAGAGTTCTGGCGTGGCTCAAAGGAAATGTCCCTGAAACTCGGATTCGACATATTCTGCGAGTAGAGCAGTTCGCGATCGAGCTTGCCCAGCTCCACGATCTAAACGTCGAGAAAGCGGCTCAGGCAGCTTTGATGCACGATTTGGCGAAGTTCTTCAAGCCAAGACGATTGTTAAATATGGCGATCGCCGAAGGTTTGACGCTCGATCCGATCGATGAAACCAATCCTCATTTACTCCATGCCGATGCAGGCGCGATCGTTGCTCGTGACGAATTCGGGATTCGAGATGAGGACATTCTGGATGCCATTCGTCATCATACGCTTGGCAGTCCGACCATGAGCTTACTCGGTTGTGTGGTGTATCTGGCAGACGGTTTAGAGCCAGGACGCGGAAACACACCAGAGTTAGAGGAATTGCGTGCTTTGAGTCGGCGAGACTTGATTCAGGCAACTTGGAGAGCGGCGGATGTCTCTCTTCGACATCTGATTCAAGCGGGTCACTTGATCCATCCGCGTACGGTTCAGACTCGCAATGCGTTTTTGCAGCAGTATAAACAAGCTGAGGCAAAACGGGCTAATTGA
- a CDS encoding zinc metallopeptidase, which translates to MFFHWTYLLLIPGMILVFWAQQRVQSTYRKYSEIPSKMGLTGAQVAKTILDRMGIYDVSVEHVPGELTDHYDPSAKAVRLSDVVYNSNSLAAAAVAAHECGHVLQDVKGYKPMNMRAALVPAVNLGANFGPILIMAGLFISALGKVFIPLGIALFAAVIIFHIVTLPVEFDASNRALRLIDELGILQGEENQGARKVLNAAAFTYVATALYALLQLLQYILIALGQRD; encoded by the coding sequence ATGTTTTTTCACTGGACTTATCTCCTGCTGATTCCCGGCATGATTTTGGTATTCTGGGCACAGCAGCGGGTACAAAGCACCTATCGCAAATATTCAGAGATCCCGTCCAAGATGGGATTGACCGGGGCACAGGTGGCGAAGACGATTCTCGATCGTATGGGCATTTACGATGTCAGCGTGGAACATGTGCCGGGTGAGTTGACCGACCATTATGATCCGAGCGCGAAAGCGGTTCGATTGTCGGATGTGGTTTATAACTCGAACTCGTTAGCGGCGGCGGCGGTTGCAGCTCATGAATGTGGTCACGTTCTGCAAGATGTGAAAGGCTACAAGCCGATGAATATGAGAGCGGCACTGGTTCCGGCGGTGAACTTGGGCGCGAATTTTGGTCCGATTTTGATTATGGCGGGTCTGTTTATTAGCGCACTGGGTAAAGTATTTATTCCGTTGGGGATTGCACTATTTGCAGCGGTGATTATTTTCCACATTGTGACCTTGCCCGTAGAGTTTGATGCGTCGAATCGAGCTTTGCGCTTGATCGATGAGTTAGGAATTTTGCAGGGTGAAGAGAATCAAGGAGCGCGGAAGGTTCTGAATGCAGCGGCGTTTACCTATGTGGCGACGGCGTTGTATGCCTTGCTTCAATTGTTGCAATACATTTTGATTGCACTGGGTCAGCGTGATTAA
- a CDS encoding Spx/MgsR family RNA polymerase-binding regulatory protein produces MPLQVYGIPTCGTCKKALKWLDDRSIAYTFINTKDDPPANAEVKNWVSTLGAKPMRNTSGQSYRALGEEKQTWTDKQWIDAFSSDAMLIKRPLFVKDGTAIAVGFKETALEQALK; encoded by the coding sequence ATGCCGCTCCAAGTTTACGGAATTCCCACCTGCGGAACCTGCAAAAAAGCCCTCAAATGGTTAGACGATCGCTCGATCGCTTACACCTTCATCAACACAAAAGACGATCCTCCCGCCAACGCTGAAGTCAAAAACTGGGTTTCAACGTTGGGAGCAAAACCGATGCGAAATACGTCGGGGCAGTCTTATCGCGCCTTGGGAGAAGAAAAACAAACTTGGACAGATAAGCAGTGGATTGATGCTTTTTCATCCGATGCGATGTTGATTAAGCGCCCATTGTTCGTTAAAGATGGAACAGCGATCGCTGTTGGATTCAAAGAAACTGCACTAGAGCAAGCCTTGAAATAG
- the rsfS gene encoding ribosome silencing factor: MTELSNQQTLSTPMTNIDDRSELLARLAAEAADERKGSDIVLLKVGDVTVLADYFVLVSGYSKVQVRAIARSIEQKIEETMNLKPIRSEGFAEGSWVVEDFGDVIVHVMMPQEREYYGLESFWGHAARIPVGEF, from the coding sequence ATGACAGAACTTTCTAACCAACAAACCCTTTCCACACCGATGACCAACATCGACGATCGCAGTGAACTCTTGGCGCGTTTAGCGGCAGAGGCAGCCGATGAGCGGAAAGGGAGCGATATTGTGTTGCTGAAAGTGGGCGATGTCACGGTTCTGGCAGATTATTTTGTTTTAGTGAGCGGCTATTCCAAGGTGCAAGTCCGAGCAATTGCTCGATCGATCGAGCAAAAAATCGAAGAGACGATGAACCTCAAGCCGATTCGATCGGAGGGCTTTGCTGAGGGGTCTTGGGTTGTGGAAGATTTCGGCGATGTGATTGTGCACGTGATGATGCCCCAAGAGCGCGAATACTACGGCTTAGAGTCGTTCTGGGGTCACGCGGCGCGGATTCCAGTCGGCGAATTCTAG
- a CDS encoding NupC/NupG family nucleoside CNT transporter, whose protein sequence is MSLLNLVSLAGIFGLCAIAWLFSEHRHAKFFPWRVVASGILLQLVLGALVFVVPGTREALQVFSNLLDGVFLAADAGARFVFGRNVVPVPGQTSDVNLGYIFAFRALPTVIFFSGLMALLQNLGVIQVVTNLFAKTFYWTMRLSGAEALSGAANIFVGIEAAIVVKPYLPKMTRSELCAILSCCFGTAASSTLAIYVSFLRPVFPNILGHLVSASIIAIPACFVLSKILVPETERPLTIGGIPREEKKWLAEDGEMLEEVLQVEEERVSPLDAAIMGALDGVKMAVSIAAVLILILGLVSLVNQIFEGLAIIPGGIGAFFKVVTLANIAGVLFLPFTFLTGVSLEWNELWESSVIIGRRLLETAIPPYQALAAAASRPENPISDRAVLIISYALSGFAHLASVGIFVGGTIALIPSRRKDISELGWKALFVGTLATMMIACVAGVFDTGNPGILGEKAAPTVISPSPKPSIVPVPSTPPSPKAVKSPKPSSKP, encoded by the coding sequence ATGAGCTTACTCAATCTTGTTTCCCTGGCTGGAATCTTCGGCTTATGCGCGATCGCGTGGCTTTTTTCTGAACATCGTCACGCTAAATTTTTCCCCTGGCGTGTGGTTGCCTCTGGAATCTTGCTGCAACTCGTGCTGGGTGCATTGGTATTTGTGGTGCCTGGAACTCGTGAAGCTCTCCAGGTTTTCAGTAATTTACTCGATGGCGTTTTTCTAGCAGCCGACGCGGGCGCACGATTTGTTTTCGGTCGAAACGTTGTGCCTGTCCCTGGACAAACTTCAGATGTGAATTTGGGCTATATCTTCGCCTTCCGCGCTCTGCCAACCGTAATCTTTTTCTCTGGACTGATGGCGCTCTTGCAAAACTTGGGTGTGATTCAGGTCGTGACAAATCTGTTCGCTAAGACGTTTTACTGGACGATGCGGTTGAGTGGAGCCGAAGCACTTAGTGGAGCAGCAAATATTTTCGTCGGGATCGAAGCTGCGATCGTGGTCAAGCCCTATTTACCCAAAATGACCCGAAGCGAACTCTGTGCAATTTTATCGTGCTGCTTTGGAACGGCTGCATCATCAACATTAGCGATCTATGTTAGTTTTCTACGTCCTGTGTTCCCAAACATTCTAGGACACTTAGTTTCAGCCTCGATCATTGCGATTCCTGCTTGCTTTGTTCTGTCTAAAATTCTGGTGCCGGAAACTGAGCGACCGTTGACCATCGGTGGCATTCCCAGAGAAGAAAAGAAATGGTTAGCGGAAGATGGCGAAATGCTCGAAGAAGTGCTGCAAGTGGAAGAAGAGCGGGTGAGTCCACTAGATGCGGCGATTATGGGAGCACTTGACGGGGTGAAAATGGCAGTGTCGATCGCGGCTGTTCTCATTCTGATTCTCGGTTTAGTTTCGCTGGTCAATCAAATCTTTGAGGGACTCGCAATAATCCCCGGTGGAATTGGAGCGTTTTTCAAGGTCGTGACCTTGGCAAATATTGCAGGTGTCCTCTTTCTGCCGTTTACCTTTCTCACAGGTGTTTCGCTCGAATGGAATGAACTGTGGGAGTCTTCTGTGATCATTGGACGGCGATTGTTAGAAACTGCGATTCCGCCGTATCAAGCTTTGGCGGCAGCGGCATCAAGACCCGAAAATCCGATCAGCGATCGAGCGGTTCTCATCATTAGTTATGCCCTCTCAGGATTTGCTCATTTGGCTTCGGTGGGCATTTTTGTGGGAGGTACGATCGCGCTCATTCCCTCTCGCCGCAAAGACATTTCTGAGTTAGGGTGGAAAGCTTTGTTTGTTGGCACGTTAGCCACGATGATGATCGCTTGTGTTGCAGGAGTGTTTGATACAGGCAATCCCGGAATTTTGGGAGAGAAAGCGGCTCCAACGGTAATCAGTCCGAGTCCAAAGCCGAGTATTGTGCCTGTTCCTTCGACACCGCCTTCACCGAAAGCTGTGAAATCGCCAAAACCGAGTTCAAAACCTTGA
- a CDS encoding glycoside hydrolase family 76 protein, producing MVLPGVCQAAAAGMAALQLFYSSSTGLWRSTGWWNAANALETTIDYSRTTNQTKYHSVIANTYNKQKKTGFIEADVYDDQGWWALTWIKAYDLTGEKRYLNTAKSIFKDMTKGWDSRCGGGMWWRKDRQYKNAVTNELFFTVAVRLHQRTVNDYGKGSYIDWAKRSWTWFKRSGMINRKNLINDGLDDRCRNNGNPTWTYNQGVIIGGLVDFYNSTKDRSYLDQAHAIANATIQHLSKDGVLREVCEPNCGEDGPQFKGIFIRNLAYLHQVSPNDRYKTFIVKNASAIWAHSRNDRHQFGLSWGRQFDRADAARQSSAIDALNATIPFDSCVAKVSQTTTITHPLFSSIPAPSKSNSAKEPRPLESVLPRFTAFESKNMEVIGY from the coding sequence ATGGTTTTACCTGGAGTGTGCCAAGCCGCCGCCGCAGGAATGGCAGCCCTTCAACTCTTCTACAGTTCCTCGACCGGACTGTGGAGATCGACCGGTTGGTGGAATGCGGCAAACGCACTGGAAACAACGATCGATTATTCACGCACTACGAATCAAACGAAATATCATTCGGTCATCGCCAACACCTACAACAAGCAGAAGAAAACAGGCTTCATTGAGGCAGATGTCTACGATGATCAGGGCTGGTGGGCACTTACTTGGATTAAAGCCTACGATTTAACGGGCGAAAAACGCTATCTCAACACCGCTAAATCGATTTTCAAAGATATGACCAAAGGCTGGGATTCTCGATGCGGAGGCGGCATGTGGTGGCGAAAAGACCGTCAGTACAAAAACGCAGTCACAAATGAGCTATTTTTTACCGTAGCTGTCCGGCTACACCAACGTACGGTGAACGACTACGGTAAAGGAAGTTACATCGATTGGGCGAAACGCAGTTGGACTTGGTTCAAGCGATCGGGCATGATCAATCGTAAAAATCTCATCAATGACGGACTCGACGATCGCTGTCGCAACAATGGAAATCCAACCTGGACATACAACCAAGGGGTCATTATCGGGGGCTTAGTCGATTTCTACAACAGTACAAAGGATCGGTCGTATCTCGATCAAGCTCATGCGATCGCAAACGCCACGATTCAGCACCTTTCTAAAGATGGCGTTCTGCGCGAAGTTTGTGAACCTAACTGCGGCGAGGATGGTCCACAGTTCAAAGGCATCTTCATTCGTAATCTCGCTTATCTCCATCAAGTCTCTCCGAACGATCGCTATAAAACGTTCATTGTGAAGAATGCTTCTGCGATTTGGGCACATAGTCGTAACGATCGCCATCAATTCGGATTAAGTTGGGGGAGGCAATTCGATCGCGCCGATGCCGCCCGTCAAAGTTCAGCGATCGATGCTCTGAATGCGACAATTCCATTCGACTCCTGTGTCGCAAAAGTGTCTCAGACAACAACGATTACCCATCCTTTGTTTTCCTCAATTCCCGCGCCATCGAAATCTAATTCGGCTAAGGAGCCGCGCCCGTTAGAGTCAGTCTTACCGAGATTTACAGCATTTGAATCGAAAAACATGGAAGTGATCGGCTATTGA